In one Sphingomonas sp. AP4-R1 genomic region, the following are encoded:
- a CDS encoding helix-turn-helix domain-containing protein produces MPANKRTQARMACDTVTIDPYRSLVFPNEVRRARKEHGLPRLLALSGRLPDIPYVRLSKIERGEVFAKPDEMIAVAGVLGVPPESLLIDIDTPDFEIGRWATDLGDWEPVDPEQDRFALMLGAAVRARRAQDDGLTIAAIEQTYRIAPVILSRIENAFKPFERWNGQTVAALCQLFGVRDAAALRKTVLEMAREGALDAYVRLLADPEARIAKSRKRIAELRTALANPAAPAAPQRRGRPARVARTLRSDPAPAATVAQPGSAPVATAPSATALAPDQAIVRLLPVYGLPLADGLIARTSVGGTVEAPRSAGPDAYGLRVCRPTLGLGLPASATVIVDPARFPSGGGIAVVEEETGLRLLAITFDRHGRMMGYSESPNHEVAIDTIAPGRIAMVIAAIL; encoded by the coding sequence ATGCCGGCCAATAAGCGCACCCAAGCCCGGATGGCCTGCGACACCGTAACGATCGATCCCTATCGCTCCCTGGTGTTTCCGAACGAGGTGCGCCGCGCGCGCAAGGAGCATGGCCTACCCCGCCTGCTCGCATTGTCCGGCCGCCTCCCCGACATCCCCTATGTCCGCCTCTCGAAGATCGAGCGCGGCGAGGTCTTCGCCAAGCCCGACGAGATGATCGCGGTCGCCGGGGTCCTCGGCGTCCCACCCGAAAGCCTGCTGATCGACATCGACACCCCTGATTTCGAGATCGGCCGCTGGGCGACCGATCTCGGGGATTGGGAGCCCGTCGATCCCGAGCAGGACCGTTTCGCCTTGATGCTGGGTGCCGCCGTCCGCGCCCGCCGCGCGCAGGATGATGGCCTGACGATCGCCGCGATCGAGCAGACGTACCGGATCGCGCCGGTGATCCTGTCCCGCATCGAGAATGCCTTCAAGCCGTTCGAGCGGTGGAACGGGCAGACGGTGGCCGCACTCTGCCAGCTGTTCGGCGTGCGCGATGCAGCCGCGCTCCGCAAAACGGTGCTGGAGATGGCGCGCGAAGGTGCGCTGGACGCCTATGTCCGTCTTCTCGCGGACCCCGAGGCCCGGATCGCGAAATCGCGCAAGCGCATCGCCGAATTGCGCACCGCGCTGGCCAATCCGGCCGCACCCGCCGCACCGCAGCGTCGGGGCAGGCCCGCGCGCGTCGCCCGGACGCTCCGAAGCGATCCGGCGCCGGCAGCGACGGTCGCACAGCCAGGCTCGGCTCCGGTAGCGACCGCGCCCTCCGCCACCGCGCTCGCGCCCGATCAGGCGATCGTGCGCCTGCTTCCCGTTTACGGCCTGCCTCTGGCGGACGGATTGATCGCGCGCACGTCGGTCGGCGGCACTGTCGAGGCGCCGCGCAGCGCCGGCCCGGATGCCTATGGCCTGCGCGTCTGCCGCCCGACGCTCGGCCTGGGCCTGCCCGCCAGCGCCACGGTGATCGTCGATCCCGCGCGCTTCCCGTCCGGCGGGGGCATCGCGGTGGTGGAAGAAGAAACGGGCCTACGCCTGCTCGCCATCACCTTCGATCGGCATGGCCGGATGATGGGCTATAGCGAAAGCCCCAATCACGAAGTGGCGATCGACACGATCGCGCCCGGCCGCATCGCGATGGTGATCGCCGCGATCCTGTAG